One window of the bacterium genome contains the following:
- the tpiA gene encoding triose-phosphate isomerase codes for MRPYLVAGNWKQNLGPAAAAKLARQVAMGLLGLDLSGEVLVCPPAVSIPAVAAVVKGERLLLGAQNCSATDAGAYTGEVGADMLAEAGCSHVIVAHSERRAFYGETDDDFVRKIDRAHAAGLTVIFCYGELLGERRAGREREVVRAQLAGVLPRLAAPAPNNLVLAYEPVWAIGTGETATPEQAQAIHAVSRDLVSGMLGAGAADALRILYGGSVKPGNAEDLFGRADIDGGLIGGASLKTDDFLGIVRCAQAVA; via the coding sequence ATGCGTCCCTATCTCGTGGCCGGCAACTGGAAACAGAACCTGGGACCCGCCGCGGCGGCCAAGCTGGCCCGTCAGGTCGCCATGGGCCTGCTGGGACTGGACCTGTCGGGCGAGGTCCTGGTGTGCCCGCCGGCCGTCTCGATCCCGGCGGTCGCCGCCGTCGTCAAGGGCGAGAGGCTGCTGCTGGGGGCCCAGAACTGCAGCGCCACGGACGCCGGGGCCTACACGGGCGAGGTCGGTGCGGACATGCTGGCCGAGGCCGGCTGCAGCCACGTCATCGTGGCCCACTCGGAGCGACGGGCCTTCTACGGCGAGACCGACGACGATTTCGTGCGCAAGATCGATCGCGCCCACGCCGCCGGCCTGACGGTCATCTTCTGCTACGGCGAGCTGCTCGGGGAGCGCAGGGCCGGACGCGAGCGCGAAGTTGTCCGGGCCCAGCTGGCGGGGGTGTTGCCGCGTCTGGCCGCGCCCGCGCCGAACAACCTGGTGCTGGCCTACGAACCGGTCTGGGCCATCGGCACCGGCGAGACGGCCACGCCGGAGCAGGCCCAGGCGATCCACGCCGTCTCGCGCGACCTGGTGTCCGGCATGCTGGGAGCCGGGGCGGCCGACGCGCTGCGCATCCTCTACGGGGGCAGCGTCAAGCCGGGCAACGCCGAGGATCTCTTCGGACGCGCCGACATCGACGGCGGGTTGATCGGTGGCGCCAGCCTGAAGACCGACGATTTCCTGGGCATCGTCCGGTGCGCGCAGGCCGTGGCCTGA
- a CDS encoding zinc metallopeptidase → MFWDSTFLLLIPAFVFALYAQNKVKSTYRKYLDVRSARGLTGAQAARRLLDAAGLPQVEIEVVDGELTDHYDPRVRKLCLSRANHAGDSVAALGVACHEAGHALQHARGYVPLQLRQSIFPVANFGSNLAMPLFFVGFLFHFPVLMDIGILVYLVAAFFTLLTLPVEFDASKRAVVLLNRHGIVTPEESGHVKAVLNAAALTYVAAALMAVLQLVRLIMLRGRR, encoded by the coding sequence ATGTTCTGGGACTCCACCTTCTTGCTGCTGATACCGGCCTTCGTCTTCGCCCTGTACGCCCAGAACAAGGTCAAGTCCACCTACCGCAAGTACCTGGATGTGCGCTCGGCCAGGGGGCTGACGGGCGCCCAGGCCGCTCGCCGGCTCCTGGACGCGGCGGGGCTCCCGCAGGTGGAGATCGAGGTCGTCGACGGCGAGCTGACCGATCACTACGATCCGCGCGTGCGCAAGCTGTGTCTGAGCCGGGCCAACCATGCGGGTGACAGCGTCGCCGCCCTGGGCGTGGCCTGTCACGAGGCCGGGCACGCCCTGCAGCACGCCCGGGGATACGTACCCCTGCAGCTGCGCCAGAGCATCTTTCCCGTGGCGAACTTCGGCAGCAACCTCGCCATGCCCCTGTTCTTCGTCGGTTTCCTGTTCCACTTCCCCGTCCTGATGGACATCGGTATCCTGGTCTATCTCGTGGCGGCCTTCTTCACCCTGCTCACCCTGCCCGTGGAGTTCGACGCCAGCAAGCGGGCCGTGGTGCTCCTGAACCGGCACGGCATCGTGACGCCGGAGGAATCGGGACACGTGAAGGCCGTGCTGAACGCGGCGGCCCTGACCTACGTGGCGGCCGCCCTGATGGCCGTGCTGCAACTCGTCCGCCTGATCATGCTGCGCGGACGTCGCTGA